A portion of the Candidatus Tectomicrobia bacterium genome contains these proteins:
- a CDS encoding redoxin domain-containing protein, producing MRLDSGSSLKAAFVALGLFLALVLVRPGASGLEPGAPAPELRGGPWLNGPPLRLADLRGKVVLVDMWTFGUINCIREIPVLRSWHGRFKEQGLVVIGNHAPEFGHERSEENVREALKRLKVDYPVVMDNDFANWKAFGNRYWPTKYLIDKKGVIRFFNIGEGNHGRTEAMIRRLLAE from the coding sequence ATGAGACTAGACTCCGGTTCATCGCTCAAGGCGGCCTTCGTCGCCCTAGGCCTTTTTCTCGCGCTCGTGCTCGTCCGGCCCGGCGCCTCCGGCCTGGAGCCGGGCGCCCCGGCCCCCGAGCTGAGGGGAGGTCCCTGGCTGAACGGCCCGCCTCTCCGCCTGGCCGATCTGCGCGGGAAGGTCGTGCTGGTGGACATGTGGACCTTCGGGTGAATCAACTGCATCCGGGAGATCCCGGTGCTCCGCTCGTGGCACGGGCGGTTCAAGGAGCAAGGCCTGGTCGTCATCGGGAACCACGCGCCCGAGTTCGGCCACGAGAGGAGCGAGGAGAACGTCCGGGAGGCGCTGAAGCGCCTGAAGGTGGATTACCCGGTGGTGATGGACAACGATTTCGCCAACTGGAAGGCGTTCGGGAACCGCTACTGGCCCACGAAGTACCTGATCGACAAGAAGGGCGTCATCCGCTTCTTCAACATCGGCGAGGGTAACCACGGGCGGACGGAGGCCATGATCCGGAGGCTGCTCGCCGAATGA
- a CDS encoding cupin domain-containing protein, with amino-acid sequence MRAYNWNELPGHEGAGDGRARRVVEGDRITILRQTIQKGYPTGGPHTHPHEQISIVMEGRARFTCDGESVELGPGGVVVFPGGSLHETQNIGGADLTVEEVFSPVNEMLRKYAPK; translated from the coding sequence ATGCGAGCGTACAACTGGAACGAGCTTCCCGGGCACGAGGGGGCCGGCGACGGGCGCGCCCGCCGGGTGGTGGAGGGGGACCGCATCACCATCCTCCGCCAGACCATCCAGAAAGGCTACCCGACGGGCGGCCCTCACACCCACCCCCACGAGCAGATCAGCATCGTCATGGAGGGCAGGGCCCGGTTCACCTGCGATGGAGAGTCGGTCGAGCTGGGGCCGGGCGGGGTCGTGGTGTTCCCGGGCGGCTCGCTGCACGAAACCCAGAACATCGGCGGCGCGGACCTGACCGTGGAGGAGGTCTTCAGCCCGGTCAACGAGATGCTGCGCAAGTACGCGCCGAAGTAG
- a CDS encoding ABC transporter ATP-binding protein, whose protein sequence is MARLVLTGLRKSYGDVRAVDGVSLSVPEREFLVVVGPTGCGKSTLLRLIAGVDRPDAGHIVLDGQRMNDVPLGKRGIQMIFQGYALWPHMRVFDEKRYSNLGFALKVRRWVPDSIARRVRDVMRRVGIEEELARRRPAELSSGQQQKVAIGRAIALPPRVFLLDEPMANIDPVSRRQVRAELRRVHDELGTVTLLVTHDLADAFHLADRIAIMRDGRFLQVDAPRRLFEAPADPFVSDFLSSFAPLWWERAKGAGG, encoded by the coding sequence ATGGCCAGGCTGGTCCTGACGGGCCTGCGGAAATCCTACGGCGACGTCCGCGCGGTGGACGGCGTCTCCCTCTCGGTCCCGGAGCGGGAGTTCCTCGTCGTCGTGGGGCCGACCGGGTGCGGGAAGTCCACCCTCCTGCGGCTCATCGCGGGGGTGGACCGCCCCGACGCGGGGCACATCGTGCTGGACGGCCAGCGCATGAACGACGTCCCCCTCGGCAAGCGCGGCATCCAGATGATCTTCCAGGGCTACGCCCTCTGGCCCCACATGCGCGTCTTCGACGAGAAGCGCTACAGCAACCTGGGCTTCGCCCTCAAGGTCCGGAGGTGGGTGCCCGACTCCATCGCGCGCCGCGTGCGGGACGTGATGCGCCGCGTGGGCATCGAGGAGGAGCTCGCCCGCCGCCGCCCCGCCGAGCTCAGCTCCGGCCAGCAGCAGAAGGTGGCCATCGGCCGCGCCATCGCCCTCCCGCCCCGGGTGTTCCTGCTCGACGAGCCCATGGCCAACATCGACCCCGTCTCCCGCCGTCAGGTGCGGGCCGAGCTGCGGCGCGTCCACGACGAGCTGGGCACCGTCACCCTCCTCGTCACCCACGACCTGGCCGACGCCTTCCACCTGGCCGACCGCATCGCCATCATGCGGGACGGGCGTTTCCTCCAGGTGGACGCCCCCCGGCGGCTCTTCGAGGCCCCGGCCGATCCCTTCGTCTCGGACTTCCTCTCCTCCTTCGCCCCCCTGTGGTGGGAGCGGGCGAAGGGGGCGGGGGGATAG